In Streptomyces canus, one DNA window encodes the following:
- the rplJ gene encoding 50S ribosomal protein L10 has protein sequence MARPDKAAAVAELTEQFRSSNAAVLTEYRGLTVAQLKTLRRSLGENAQYAVVKNTLTKIAANEAGITTLDDLFNGPTAVAFVTGDPVESAKGLRDFAKDNPNLVIKGGVLDGKALSADEIKKLADLESREVLLAKLAGAFKGKQTQAAQVFQALPSKLVRTVDALRAKQDEQGGAE, from the coding sequence ATGGCAAGGCCCGACAAGGCTGCCGCGGTAGCCGAGCTGACGGAGCAGTTCCGCAGCTCGAACGCCGCCGTGCTGACCGAGTACCGGGGTCTCACCGTGGCGCAGCTCAAGACGCTGCGTCGTTCGCTCGGTGAGAACGCCCAGTACGCCGTGGTGAAGAACACGCTGACCAAGATTGCGGCCAACGAGGCCGGGATCACGACGCTCGACGACCTGTTCAACGGTCCGACGGCGGTCGCCTTCGTCACCGGTGACCCGGTGGAGTCGGCGAAGGGTCTTCGTGACTTCGCCAAGGACAACCCGAACCTCGTCATCAAGGGCGGTGTCCTTGACGGCAAGGCGCTGTCCGCCGACGAGATCAAGAAGCTTGCGGACCTCGAGTCCCGCGAGGTTCTGCTCGCCAAGCTGGCGGGCGCCTTCAAGGGCAAGCAGACTCAGGCTGCTCAGGTCTTCCAGGCGCTCCCGTCGAAGCTCGTCCGCACCGTGGACGCGCTTCGTGCCAAGCAGGACGAGCAGGGCGGTGCCGAGTAA
- the rplL gene encoding 50S ribosomal protein L7/L12, which produces MAKLSQEDLLAQFEEMTLIELSEFVKAFEEKFDVTAAAAVAVAGPAGPAAVAEAPEEQDEFDVILTGAGEKKIQVIKVVRELTSLGLKEAKDLVDGAPKPVLEKVAKEAAEKAAESLKGAGASVEVK; this is translated from the coding sequence ATGGCGAAGCTCAGCCAGGAAGACCTGCTCGCGCAGTTCGAGGAGATGACCCTCATCGAGCTCTCCGAGTTCGTGAAGGCCTTCGAGGAGAAGTTCGACGTCACCGCCGCCGCCGCGGTCGCCGTCGCCGGCCCGGCCGGTCCGGCCGCCGTTGCCGAGGCCCCCGAGGAGCAGGACGAGTTCGACGTCATCCTCACGGGTGCCGGCGAGAAGAAGATCCAGGTCATCAAGGTCGTGCGTGAGCTGACCTCCCTGGGTCTGAAGGAGGCCAAGGACCTCGTGGACGGCGCCCCCAAGCCCGTTCTCGAGAAGGTCGCCAAGGAAGCCGCCGAGAAGGCCGCCGAGTCCCTCAAGGGCGCCGGCGCCTCCGTCGAGGTCAAGTAA
- a CDS encoding DUF1396 domain-containing protein, whose translation MATSVRRSVRGRTIGAGLAAVALAAGAVSCSKGGDESPEMTPAAAVAKAAKNTDAIKSFRYRMKGQLPEQGRVVAEASMRTKPDVAMTMKMTAPDQGTQGSVEVRLVDKAMYIGGNAEMAKEMDGKSWIKFDLSALGDKALGGAAPGAGQADQNPAAESTFLTGAKDVKKVGTETVDGVKTTHYSGTVTLDELKASFKAQDKTTRELREKSLQQYEKLGVDKFAMDTWIDGENHTKQFRMKGDATKGPLDMTITFLDYNKPVTVTAPPAKDTADLAEMMKGLQNG comes from the coding sequence ATGGCTACTTCTGTACGACGTTCCGTGCGCGGTCGGACCATCGGCGCCGGGCTCGCCGCCGTGGCTCTCGCCGCGGGTGCGGTGAGCTGTTCCAAGGGGGGCGACGAGTCCCCGGAGATGACTCCCGCGGCCGCGGTCGCCAAGGCGGCGAAGAACACGGACGCCATCAAGTCCTTCCGCTACCGCATGAAGGGCCAGCTGCCCGAGCAGGGGCGCGTCGTGGCCGAGGCCTCCATGCGGACCAAGCCCGACGTCGCGATGACGATGAAGATGACCGCACCCGACCAGGGCACGCAGGGCAGCGTCGAGGTCCGGCTCGTCGACAAGGCCATGTACATCGGCGGGAACGCCGAGATGGCCAAGGAGATGGACGGCAAGAGCTGGATCAAGTTCGACCTGTCCGCGCTCGGCGACAAGGCCCTCGGCGGGGCCGCGCCCGGCGCCGGCCAGGCCGACCAGAACCCGGCCGCCGAGTCCACCTTCCTCACCGGTGCCAAGGACGTGAAGAAGGTCGGCACCGAGACCGTCGACGGTGTCAAGACGACCCACTACTCGGGCACCGTCACCCTCGACGAACTCAAGGCCTCCTTCAAGGCCCAGGACAAGACCACCCGCGAGCTGCGTGAGAAGAGCCTCCAGCAGTACGAGAAGCTGGGCGTCGACAAGTTCGCGATGGACACCTGGATCGACGGCGAGAACCACACCAAGCAGTTCCGGATGAAGGGCGACGCCACCAAGGGCCCGCTCGACATGACCATCACCTTCCTCGACTACAACAAGCCGGTGACCGTCACGGCCCCGCCCGCGAAGGACACCGCGGACCTGGCCGAGATGATGAAGGGACTCCAGAACGGCTGA